A window of Sphingomonas adhaesiva contains these coding sequences:
- a CDS encoding chemotaxis protein CheW produces the protein MTAPSNSLHLVAQIGGCGVLFDTVRVASVVELGRAVPAPGAGSAVIGLAAMRSRVATVLDVRSLLGVPPRPRDDAPVGHAVATVVDGHLYAIAVDALEDVETFDIGPVPAGAGAIADRDFVRGVADGMGETLIALDIDRLVERAAAIG, from the coding sequence ATGACGGCGCCATCGAATTCGCTGCATCTGGTGGCGCAGATCGGCGGCTGCGGCGTGCTGTTCGATACCGTGCGGGTGGCATCGGTGGTCGAGCTGGGGCGCGCCGTTCCCGCGCCGGGCGCCGGATCCGCGGTCATCGGGCTGGCGGCGATGCGCAGCCGGGTGGCGACGGTGCTGGACGTGCGCAGCCTGCTGGGCGTGCCGCCGAGGCCGCGGGACGACGCGCCGGTGGGGCATGCCGTGGCGACGGTGGTCGACGGCCACCTCTATGCCATCGCGGTCGACGCGCTGGAGGATGTGGAGACGTTCGACATCGGGCCGGTGCCCGCCGGTGCCGGGGCGATCGCCGACCGCGATTTCGTGCGCGGGGTCGCGGACGGCATGGGCGAGACGCTGATCGCGCTCGACATCGACCGGCTGGTGGAGCGCGCCGCCGCCATCGGCTGA
- the cheB gene encoding chemotaxis-specific protein-glutamate methyltransferase CheB translates to MSSAPSANAREARTRVLIVDDSAVARAALSRFVASDPAFEVAAAAPDASRALDFLSRERVDVILLDLEMPRTSGIEALPKLIAAGRGARVLVVSSAAADGAAVTMRALTLGAADTLVKPAAGAFATRFGEVLMRRLALLTGERRAAPAPRTASPSTGLAFDAIAIGASTGGIHALASLFQVLPAAVQQPIFITQHLPSSFSPFFAEQVALSARRRCDVAADRAIVREGQVYIAPGTAHLTVQRLAQGEIVIRLTQTPTATGNMPSVDPMFASLAEVYGSRLLAITLSGMGRDGLDGARAVHAAGGALLVQDQASSVVWGMPGAIAGAGLARAVMSPQAIGSLIAASVAVPA, encoded by the coding sequence ATGTCATCGGCGCCATCCGCGAACGCCCGGGAAGCCCGCACGCGCGTCCTGATCGTCGATGATTCGGCGGTCGCGCGCGCGGCGCTGTCGCGGTTCGTCGCGTCCGATCCCGCGTTCGAGGTCGCAGCGGCCGCCCCGGACGCGTCCCGCGCACTCGATTTCCTGTCGCGCGAACGCGTCGACGTGATCCTGCTTGACCTGGAAATGCCGCGCACCAGCGGGATCGAGGCGCTGCCAAAACTGATCGCGGCGGGGCGCGGCGCGCGCGTGCTGGTCGTCTCCAGCGCCGCGGCCGATGGGGCTGCGGTGACGATGCGGGCGCTCACGCTGGGCGCCGCGGATACGCTGGTGAAGCCCGCGGCGGGCGCGTTCGCCACCCGCTTCGGCGAGGTGTTGATGCGGCGACTGGCCCTGCTGACCGGCGAGCGTCGGGCGGCTCCCGCGCCGCGCACCGCATCCCCGTCCACCGGGCTGGCGTTCGATGCGATCGCGATCGGGGCGTCGACCGGGGGTATCCACGCGCTCGCCTCGCTATTCCAGGTGCTGCCCGCGGCGGTGCAGCAGCCGATCTTCATCACGCAGCATCTGCCGTCGTCCTTCTCCCCCTTCTTCGCGGAGCAGGTGGCGCTGTCCGCGCGCCGCCGCTGCGACGTGGCGGCGGACCGGGCCATCGTACGCGAGGGGCAGGTCTATATCGCCCCGGGTACCGCCCATCTGACGGTCCAGCGTCTGGCGCAGGGCGAGATCGTGATCCGGCTGACGCAGACGCCGACCGCGACCGGCAACATGCCGTCGGTCGATCCGATGTTCGCCAGCCTCGCGGAGGTCTATGGCAGCCGCCTGCTCGCGATCACGCTGAGCGGGATGGGGCGCGACGGGCTGGACGGCGCGCGTGCGGTGCACGCGGCGGGCGGCGCGCTGCTGGTGCAGGACCAGGCGAGCAGCGTCGTATGGGGCATGCCCGGCGCGATCGCCGGGGCCGGGCTGGCGCGTGCTGTGATGTCCCCGCAGGCGATCGGGTCGCTGATCGCGGCCAGCGTCGCGGTGCCGGCATGA
- a CDS encoding histidine phosphotransferase family protein: MTISPVDFASLLCSRLCHDLLSPIGALNNGLELLADETDPEMRQRCLELLNESARVSANKLKFFRLAFGAAGGFGERVDVREARGAVEGLLGDNKRLALHWAVEEPELPKAAVKVLLNLALIAGDTLVRGGAVTIGSEETADATEIVLRAEGPRIVLDPDLRSTLTHGAGSEAVTPRAAAAFLVHAIASEAGGSVIVSEPVEGTLLFGAAIPHR, from the coding sequence ATGACCATCAGCCCGGTCGATTTCGCCAGCCTGCTTTGTTCGCGGCTGTGCCACGACCTGCTCTCGCCGATCGGGGCGCTCAACAACGGGCTGGAACTGCTGGCGGACGAAACCGATCCGGAGATGCGGCAGCGCTGCCTGGAGCTGCTGAACGAAAGCGCGCGGGTATCGGCCAACAAGCTGAAGTTCTTCCGGCTCGCCTTCGGCGCGGCGGGCGGCTTCGGCGAGCGGGTCGACGTGCGCGAGGCGCGCGGCGCGGTCGAGGGGCTGCTGGGCGACAACAAGCGGCTGGCGCTCCACTGGGCGGTGGAGGAACCCGAATTGCCCAAGGCGGCGGTCAAGGTGCTGCTGAACCTGGCGCTGATCGCGGGCGATACGCTGGTGCGCGGCGGCGCGGTGACGATCGGCAGCGAGGAAACAGCGGACGCGACCGAGATCGTGCTGCGCGCGGAGGGGCCACGCATCGTGCTCGATCCGGACCTGCGCTCCACACTGACCCACGGCGCGGGCAGCGAGGCGGTGACTCCGCGCGCCGCGGCCGCCTTCCTGGTCCATGCCATCGCCAGCGAGGCGGGCGGCTCGGTAATCGTCAGCGAGCCGGTCGAAGGGACGCTGCTGTTCGGCGCCGCCATCCCGCACCGCTGA
- a CDS encoding CheR family methyltransferase, whose amino-acid sequence MTMAWPAPSAADSPMTASCAAALAALLEERTGQRIAENRSWRIDAALRPLLAARSLDRVTQLAALVRTGGDPLLADQVVDLLLNQETSFFRDVGVIEATAELARAAEAANGAPARIWCAACATGQEPLSLAMLFAEDGAPLPSILATDVSAAAIGRARRGAYNQFEIQRGLPIRRMLRWFTSPDEQQWVASPKLMETISFRRHNLVADPAPVGGFDLILCRNVLFYLVPALREQVLDRLAGALAPGGLLLLGAGETVIGLSDRLRPSPRARGFYEAVPA is encoded by the coding sequence ATGACCATGGCCTGGCCCGCCCCGTCGGCCGCGGACAGCCCGATGACCGCCAGCTGCGCCGCCGCGCTCGCCGCGCTGCTGGAGGAGCGCACGGGGCAGCGCATCGCGGAGAATCGCAGCTGGCGGATCGACGCCGCGTTGCGCCCGCTGCTCGCCGCCCGGTCGCTCGACCGCGTCACGCAGCTCGCCGCGCTGGTGCGCACCGGCGGGGACCCGCTGCTGGCCGATCAGGTCGTCGACCTGTTGCTCAATCAGGAAACCTCGTTCTTCCGCGACGTCGGCGTGATCGAGGCGACCGCCGAGTTGGCGCGCGCGGCCGAGGCGGCGAACGGTGCCCCGGCACGGATCTGGTGCGCCGCCTGCGCCACCGGGCAGGAACCGCTGTCGCTGGCGATGCTGTTCGCGGAGGACGGCGCGCCGCTGCCCTCGATCCTGGCGACCGACGTTTCCGCCGCCGCGATCGGGCGGGCCCGGCGCGGCGCCTACAACCAGTTCGAGATCCAGCGCGGCCTGCCGATCCGGCGGATGCTGCGCTGGTTCACCTCGCCCGACGAACAGCAATGGGTCGCCTCGCCGAAGCTGATGGAGACGATCTCGTTCCGTCGTCACAATCTGGTCGCCGATCCAGCGCCCGTGGGCGGCTTCGACCTCATCCTGTGTCGCAACGTGCTGTTCTATCTGGTGCCCGCGCTGCGCGAGCAGGTGCTGGACCGACTGGCCGGCGCGCTCGCGCCGGGCGGGCTGCTGCTGCTGGGGGCGGGGGAGACGGTGATCGGCCTGTCCGACCGCCTGCGTCCCAGCCCGCGCGCACGCGGCTTCTACGAAGCGGTGCCCGCCTAG
- a CDS encoding S9 family peptidase, whose amino-acid sequence MAMTAEAQTAAPTLTLERVFASPDLSGSQPQALGLSPDGTLLTSVRPRADDRSRFDLWAVDTRTGAERMLVDSLKTGSGAELSEAAKMQRERDRTQTGKTGILDYDWSPDGRSLLVPVDGELFLADLAGGVRKLEGTKDALNPTISPRGTFIGFVRDQNLWVRPLSGEGAARQLTKDGRGTVHWGEAEFIAQEEMHRRTGYWWSPDDRFLAVARFDEAPVKVFTRAAIGATGTRVFEQRYPAAGTANVLIELHVLRADGSGSVKVDLGSDPDIYLARVDWAPDGKTLLVQRENRAQTKLDVLRVDPATGRSTLLFTESAAPKSWINLSDAYRMMRDGSLLWLSERDGFAHLWRLREGRWTQLTKGPWVVSGLAGVDENRGRIYFTANKDDVLEQQLYALDLAGGAITRLTEAGWFNKVVGSGDATRFVVTRSNPDQPPQTYLADADGKRLAWVNENRIDAAHPYAPYLAAHRPTQFGTIKAADGKTDLYWQMVTPRLEPGKRYPVFFQHYGGPGPQSVQRTWKDPRVQQMVAKGWIYFEVDNRGAANRGVAFESAIWHALGSVEVADQAKGAAYLKTLPFVDPARIATYGWSYGGYMSLKMIEADQTLYAASVSGAPVTDWRLYDTHWTERYMGDPRTDKAAYDTSRAVVDPLKITTPLMLMHGMADDNVFLDNSTEVAARMQAANVPFEMMFYPGKAHGAVRDVHVWTTIEAFLDRHVGSGPR is encoded by the coding sequence ATGGCGATGACCGCTGAGGCGCAGACCGCCGCGCCCACGCTCACGCTGGAGCGCGTGTTCGCCAGCCCCGACCTGTCCGGATCGCAGCCGCAGGCGCTGGGGCTGTCGCCCGACGGCACCCTGCTCACCTCGGTCCGGCCGCGCGCCGACGATCGCTCGCGGTTCGACCTGTGGGCGGTCGATACCCGCACCGGCGCGGAGCGGATGCTGGTCGATTCGCTCAAGACGGGCAGCGGTGCCGAGCTGTCCGAGGCGGCGAAGATGCAGCGCGAGCGCGACCGCACGCAGACCGGCAAGACCGGCATCCTCGATTACGACTGGTCGCCCGACGGTCGCTCCCTGCTCGTGCCGGTCGACGGCGAGTTGTTCCTCGCCGATCTGGCCGGCGGCGTGCGCAAGCTGGAGGGGACGAAGGACGCGCTGAACCCGACGATCAGCCCGCGCGGAACGTTCATCGGCTTCGTCCGCGACCAGAACCTGTGGGTCCGCCCGCTGTCGGGGGAGGGCGCGGCACGCCAGCTGACGAAGGACGGGCGCGGCACCGTCCATTGGGGCGAGGCGGAGTTCATCGCGCAGGAGGAGATGCACCGGCGCACGGGCTATTGGTGGTCGCCCGACGACCGCTTCCTGGCGGTCGCGCGGTTCGACGAGGCGCCGGTCAAGGTCTTCACCCGCGCCGCGATCGGCGCGACCGGCACGCGCGTGTTCGAGCAGCGCTACCCGGCCGCGGGCACCGCCAACGTGCTGATCGAGTTGCATGTCCTGCGCGCCGATGGATCGGGCAGCGTGAAGGTCGACCTGGGCAGCGATCCCGACATCTATCTCGCACGGGTCGACTGGGCGCCCGACGGCAAGACGCTGCTGGTCCAGCGCGAGAACCGGGCGCAGACGAAGCTGGACGTGCTGCGCGTCGATCCGGCGACGGGCCGCTCGACGCTGCTCTTCACCGAGAGCGCCGCGCCGAAGAGCTGGATCAACCTGTCCGACGCCTATCGCATGATGCGCGACGGCAGCCTGCTGTGGCTGTCGGAGCGCGACGGCTTCGCGCATCTGTGGCGGCTTCGCGAGGGGCGCTGGACGCAGCTGACCAAGGGGCCGTGGGTCGTCTCGGGACTGGCGGGCGTGGACGAGAACCGCGGCCGCATCTATTTCACCGCGAACAAGGACGATGTCCTCGAACAGCAATTGTACGCGCTGGACCTCGCCGGCGGGGCGATCACGCGGCTGACCGAGGCGGGGTGGTTCAACAAGGTCGTGGGCAGCGGGGACGCGACGCGTTTCGTCGTCACCCGGTCCAACCCGGACCAGCCGCCGCAGACCTATCTCGCCGATGCGGACGGCAAGCGGCTGGCATGGGTCAACGAGAACCGCATCGACGCGGCGCATCCCTACGCCCCCTATCTCGCCGCGCATCGCCCGACCCAGTTCGGAACGATCAAGGCGGCGGATGGAAAGACCGATCTCTACTGGCAGATGGTCACCCCCAGGCTGGAACCCGGCAAGCGCTACCCGGTGTTCTTCCAGCATTATGGCGGGCCGGGGCCGCAGAGCGTCCAGCGCACGTGGAAGGACCCGCGGGTGCAGCAGATGGTCGCGAAGGGCTGGATCTATTTCGAGGTCGACAATCGCGGTGCCGCCAATCGCGGCGTCGCGTTCGAAAGCGCGATCTGGCATGCGTTGGGTAGCGTCGAGGTTGCCGATCAGGCGAAGGGCGCGGCATATCTGAAGACGCTGCCCTTCGTCGATCCGGCGCGGATCGCGACCTACGGCTGGTCCTATGGCGGCTATATGTCGCTCAAGATGATCGAGGCGGACCAGACGCTGTACGCCGCGTCGGTGTCGGGCGCGCCCGTCACCGACTGGCGGCTGTACGACACCCACTGGACCGAGCGGTACATGGGCGATCCGCGCACCGACAAGGCGGCGTACGACACCTCGCGCGCGGTCGTCGACCCGCTGAAGATCACGACGCCGCTGATGCTGATGCACGGCATGGCGGACGACAACGTCTTCCTCGACAATTCGACCGAGGTCGCGGCGCGGATGCAGGCGGCGAACGTGCCCTTCGAGATGATGTTCTACCCCGGCAAGGCGCATGGCGCGGTGCGCGACGTGCATGTGTGGACCACGATCGAGGCGTTCCTGGACCGCCACGTCGGCTCGGGACCGCGCTGA
- a CDS encoding chemotaxis protein CheA — protein MDDLLQEFIAETRETLDALSGEIVGWEADPTDRARLDAIFRFVHTIKGSCGFLDLPRLARLSHAAEDALAAVRSGDRAPDAVLVSAILAIIDRIGDVVEAIDAGGGLDDSGEDDLIAALDGPCAAAMEAAALIAPVTIEALSEAGSEPRTGIGAPAAPARAATRSVRLSVDLLDRMMSGVSEMVLARNQLARHVRDIEDPGLEALLERLTLSVDDLRDIVTRTRMQRVETLFAALPRLVRDTAGALGKSVSLVIEGGDVELDREMIEALRDPLVHLVRNAIDHGIESRADRILSGKPATAELRVVARQAGNLIIIDIVDDGRGVDTGALVAKLGREQPLRAASLAMLDEEARIALMFEPGLSTRDTATTLSGRGVGMDVVKANVEQIGGRISLNNRPGQGLTVSLEVPLTLAILNAVIVEAAGTRFAIARQSVDEIVAVNQTIVRIDAVGGDASIAVVRGQRMGMVRLPDLVGGERTRPRFLAIVSLRQGRFALALDGVCDTQELVVKPAAPAVMRAGIYAGQMLPDDGAPILLLDGAGIATRAGLTFELRRTEAEPVAAPEPVQALMFEDVDGQRRLIVSQAVDRIEPVEPGALRQLAGGAWLTADRRSVPVWMAHRPDLAAVTRVLRLQMDGSELVYPIREPIEIVPLPGEIAPAPTGTGHAVSGLAVIAGEPLELVDPLLLFAQHTTPVERPVCLLHGSESGWMEAFLKPTIEQAGYRVVRRLTAGERPVLALAVEEEADTAPVPAIRLSRTRGAPLYRYDRDALVAALKEHRA, from the coding sequence ATGGACGATCTGCTGCAGGAATTCATCGCCGAGACGCGCGAGACGCTGGACGCCTTGTCCGGCGAGATCGTCGGCTGGGAGGCCGACCCGACCGACCGCGCGCGACTGGATGCGATCTTCCGCTTCGTCCACACCATCAAGGGCAGCTGCGGCTTCCTCGACCTGCCGCGGCTGGCGCGGCTGAGCCACGCCGCGGAGGATGCGCTGGCGGCGGTGCGCAGCGGCGACCGCGCGCCCGATGCCGTGCTGGTCAGCGCGATCCTGGCGATCATCGATCGCATCGGCGATGTTGTGGAGGCGATCGACGCGGGCGGCGGGCTGGACGACAGCGGCGAGGACGATCTGATCGCTGCGCTCGACGGCCCCTGTGCCGCCGCGATGGAGGCCGCCGCGCTGATCGCGCCGGTGACGATCGAGGCCCTGAGCGAAGCCGGCAGCGAGCCGCGCACCGGGATCGGTGCGCCGGCCGCCCCGGCCCGCGCCGCCACGCGATCGGTGCGGCTGTCGGTCGACCTGCTCGACCGGATGATGAGCGGGGTGTCGGAGATGGTGCTGGCGCGCAACCAGCTGGCGCGCCACGTCCGCGACATCGAGGATCCGGGGCTGGAGGCGCTGCTGGAACGGCTGACGCTATCGGTCGACGACCTGCGCGACATCGTCACGCGGACGCGGATGCAGCGCGTGGAGACGCTGTTCGCCGCGCTGCCCCGGCTGGTGCGCGATACCGCGGGGGCGCTGGGCAAGTCGGTATCGCTCGTCATCGAGGGCGGCGATGTCGAGCTGGATCGCGAGATGATCGAGGCGCTGCGCGATCCTTTGGTCCATCTGGTGCGCAACGCGATCGATCACGGCATCGAATCGCGCGCCGACCGCATCCTGTCCGGCAAGCCCGCCACGGCGGAACTGCGCGTCGTCGCGCGGCAGGCCGGCAACCTCATCATCATCGACATCGTCGATGACGGGCGCGGCGTGGATACCGGCGCGCTGGTCGCCAAGCTGGGCCGCGAGCAGCCCTTGCGCGCCGCATCGCTGGCGATGCTGGACGAGGAGGCGCGCATCGCGCTGATGTTCGAGCCGGGGCTGTCGACGCGCGACACCGCAACCACGCTGTCCGGTCGCGGGGTGGGCATGGACGTGGTGAAGGCGAACGTCGAGCAGATCGGCGGCCGCATCTCGCTCAACAACCGGCCGGGGCAGGGGCTGACGGTGTCGCTGGAGGTGCCGCTGACGCTGGCGATCCTGAACGCAGTGATCGTCGAGGCGGCGGGTACCCGCTTCGCGATCGCGCGGCAGTCGGTCGACGAGATCGTCGCCGTCAACCAGACGATCGTGCGGATCGATGCGGTGGGGGGCGATGCCTCGATCGCGGTGGTGCGCGGGCAGCGGATGGGCATGGTGCGCCTGCCCGACCTGGTCGGGGGCGAGCGCACCCGGCCGCGCTTCCTCGCCATCGTGTCGCTGCGCCAGGGGCGGTTCGCGCTGGCGCTCGACGGGGTGTGCGACACGCAGGAACTGGTGGTGAAGCCCGCCGCGCCCGCGGTGATGCGCGCCGGCATCTATGCCGGACAGATGCTGCCCGACGACGGCGCGCCGATCCTGCTGCTGGACGGCGCCGGCATCGCGACACGCGCGGGGCTGACCTTCGAGCTGCGTCGCACGGAGGCCGAGCCGGTCGCCGCGCCCGAGCCGGTGCAGGCGCTGATGTTCGAGGATGTGGACGGCCAGCGGCGCCTGATCGTGTCGCAGGCGGTCGACCGGATCGAGCCGGTGGAGCCGGGCGCCTTGCGCCAGCTGGCCGGCGGGGCGTGGCTGACCGCGGACAGGCGATCGGTGCCGGTCTGGATGGCGCACCGCCCCGATCTGGCGGCGGTGACCCGGGTCCTGCGCCTGCAGATGGACGGGAGCGAGCTGGTCTATCCGATCCGTGAGCCGATCGAGATCGTCCCGCTGCCCGGCGAGATCGCGCCGGCCCCGACGGGGACGGGCCATGCCGTCAGCGGACTGGCGGTGATCGCCGGGGAACCGCTGGAGCTGGTCGATCCGCTGCTGCTGTTCGCGCAGCATACCACGCCGGTCGAGCGGCCGGTGTGCCTGCTGCACGGCAGCGAGAGCGGGTGGATGGAGGCGTTCCTGAAGCCGACGATCGAACAGGCCGGCTACCGCGTGGTGCGCCGCCTGACCGCGGGCGAGCGGCCGGTACTGGCGCTGGCGGTGGAGGAGGAGGCCGACACCGCGCCCGTGCCCGCGATCCGGCTGAGCCGGACGCGCGGGGCGCCTTTGTACCGATACGATCGCGACGCGCTGGTCGCCGCGCTGAAGGAGCATCGCGCATGA
- a CDS encoding M67 family metallopeptidase produces the protein MLEIAIRLRNEIAAAAAATPGVEVCGLLLGAAARVERILPCRNVATDPARRFEIDPAALIAAHRAGRAGGPRVIGHYHSHPTGVAAPSPRDAADAVADGSIWIIVAGRELTAWRAVAQGALHGRFDALALTQPGCATPGERPQGGSAVSPR, from the coding sequence ATGCTGGAAATTGCAATCCGCCTGCGAAACGAGATCGCCGCCGCGGCCGCCGCCACGCCCGGGGTGGAGGTGTGCGGGCTGTTGCTGGGCGCGGCGGCGCGGGTCGAGCGCATCCTGCCGTGCCGCAACGTCGCGACCGACCCCGCCCGGCGGTTCGAGATCGATCCCGCGGCGCTGATCGCGGCGCATCGCGCCGGCCGGGCGGGCGGGCCGCGGGTGATCGGCCATTATCATTCGCACCCGACGGGCGTCGCGGCACCGTCCCCCCGCGACGCGGCGGACGCGGTCGCGGACGGCAGCATCTGGATCATCGTCGCGGGGCGCGAGCTGACCGCGTGGCGCGCGGTGGCGCAGGGCGCGCTCCACGGCCGCTTCGACGCGCTGGCGCTGACGCAGCCCGGTTGCGCTACGCCCGGCGAGCGGCCACAAGGCGGCTCCGCCGTTTCCCCGAGGTAA
- a CDS encoding (2Fe-2S) ferredoxin domain-containing protein, whose amino-acid sequence MKDHVASRWQGAVLVCGKCTKKIGGGFGAKGRTSLVKALRSEPGFGKGRKAEVGVVETRCLGVCPKRAVVLVDTRRPMRWRVVEEGADVARLAKELHDVKPASLPG is encoded by the coding sequence GTGAAGGACCACGTCGCGTCGCGCTGGCAGGGCGCGGTCCTGGTCTGCGGCAAATGCACGAAGAAGATCGGCGGCGGCTTCGGCGCGAAGGGGAGGACCTCGCTGGTCAAGGCGCTGCGATCCGAGCCCGGGTTCGGCAAGGGACGCAAGGCGGAGGTCGGCGTCGTCGAGACGCGGTGCCTGGGCGTGTGCCCGAAACGCGCAGTGGTGCTGGTCGATACGCGGCGACCGATGCGCTGGCGCGTGGTCGAGGAGGGCGCGGACGTGGCGCGGCTGGCGAAGGAACTGCACGACGTGAAGCCCGCGTCTCTCCCGGGTTGA
- a CDS encoding J domain-containing protein, which produces MARTPTRSNDWGFPRWRAYGAEREAVKVRLCDRHGCQEPGDCPAPKSPNSPDRWYFCQAHAAEYNRGWNYFEGLSAEEAAQREANERRDASGFTQSRHQQWAGHGDGSRSRDEMRALDVLELEVDATFDEVKLAWRRLAKSNHPDVRPGDAEAAGRFQAIQAAYEVLRTAEEARTWRPSGGDA; this is translated from the coding sequence ATGGCACGCACTCCCACCCGATCGAACGACTGGGGTTTCCCGCGCTGGCGTGCCTATGGTGCGGAGCGGGAGGCGGTGAAGGTACGGCTGTGCGACCGGCACGGCTGCCAGGAGCCGGGGGATTGCCCCGCGCCCAAGTCGCCCAACAGTCCGGATCGCTGGTATTTCTGTCAGGCCCATGCCGCGGAATACAACCGCGGCTGGAATTATTTCGAGGGTCTGTCGGCGGAAGAGGCCGCGCAGCGCGAGGCGAACGAGCGCCGCGATGCGAGCGGCTTCACCCAGTCGCGGCATCAGCAATGGGCCGGGCACGGCGACGGATCGCGCTCGCGTGACGAAATGCGCGCGCTCGACGTGCTGGAGCTGGAGGTCGATGCGACTTTCGACGAGGTGAAGCTCGCGTGGCGGCGACTGGCGAAGTCGAACCATCCCGACGTCCGCCCCGGCGATGCCGAGGCGGCGGGGCGTTTCCAGGCGATCCAGGCGGCGTACGAGGTGCTGCGCACCGCGGAGGAGGCGCGCACCTGGCGGCCGTCGGGTGGGGACGCGTGA
- a CDS encoding N-acetylmuramoyl-L-alanine amidase, with amino-acid sequence MKCVEAPSPNFNERQLPVTMIVLHYTGMPTAAEAIARLRDPSSEVSAHYVVDEDGTILRLVDDEKRAWHAGKSHWRDVEDVNSASIGIEIVNPGHDHGYRTFPEVQVDAVVRLVAHLKDRYEITRGNIVGHSDIAPQRKRDPGELFPWHRLARLRLALPRPTKNLMDPFWGEAAFCLALERFGYDVSDRMAAIMAFQRRFRPELIDGEIDAECRMILLALLLPKPQGDE; translated from the coding sequence GTGAAGTGCGTCGAGGCACCGTCGCCCAATTTCAACGAACGCCAGCTGCCGGTCACGATGATCGTGCTGCATTACACCGGGATGCCGACCGCCGCGGAGGCGATCGCGCGGCTGCGCGACCCGTCGTCCGAGGTATCGGCGCATTATGTCGTCGACGAGGACGGCACGATCCTGCGTCTGGTCGACGACGAGAAGCGCGCCTGGCACGCGGGCAAGAGCCACTGGCGCGACGTGGAGGACGTCAATTCCGCCTCGATCGGGATCGAGATCGTCAACCCCGGGCACGATCACGGCTATCGGACCTTTCCGGAGGTGCAGGTGGATGCGGTCGTCCGCCTCGTCGCGCACCTGAAGGACCGCTACGAGATCACGCGCGGCAACATCGTCGGCCATTCCGACATCGCGCCCCAGCGCAAGCGCGATCCCGGCGAGCTGTTTCCCTGGCATCGCCTCGCCCGGCTGCGCCTGGCGCTGCCGCGACCGACGAAGAACCTGATGGACCCGTTCTGGGGCGAGGCGGCGTTCTGTCTGGCGCTGGAGCGGTTCGGCTATGACGTCAGCGACCGGATGGCGGCGATCATGGCGTTCCAGCGGCGGTTCCGCCCCGAGCTGATCGATGGCGAGATCGATGCGGAATGTCGCATGATCCTGCTCGCGTTGCTGCTTCCCAAACCGCAGGGGGATGAGTAG
- a CDS encoding response regulator, whose protein sequence is MKTCLIVDDSKVIRKVARHILETLDFVVAEAADGRAALEQCRASTPDVVLLDWNMPVMSGMEFLRALGTETLSHRPKVVFCTTENGIAHIRAAIEAGADEYVMKPFDRETLHSKLQIVGLA, encoded by the coding sequence ATGAAAACCTGCCTGATCGTCGATGATTCGAAGGTGATCCGCAAGGTAGCCCGCCATATCCTGGAGACGCTGGACTTCGTCGTCGCGGAGGCCGCGGACGGGCGCGCCGCGCTGGAACAGTGCCGCGCGTCGACGCCCGACGTGGTGCTGCTGGACTGGAACATGCCGGTGATGAGCGGGATGGAGTTCCTGCGCGCGCTGGGTACCGAGACGCTGTCGCACCGCCCGAAGGTGGTATTTTGCACCACGGAGAACGGCATCGCGCACATCCGCGCCGCGATCGAGGCGGGGGCGGACGAATATGTCATGAAGCCGTTCGACCGCGAGACGCTCCACAGCAAGCTGCAGATCGTCGGTCTGGCCTGA